A genomic segment from Desulfurella amilsii encodes:
- a CDS encoding Rid family detoxifying hydrolase has protein sequence MKNVIFTDKAPKPIGPYSQAIMAGGFIFVSGQLGIDNQANMPLTTKEQTKQVLENLKAILESTGSSLEKVVKVTIFFTQKEDFSLINEVYAEFFKNNPPARSAICVTALPKDALVEIEAIAEQAGSIYEH, from the coding sequence ATGAAAAACGTTATTTTTACTGACAAAGCTCCAAAGCCAATAGGTCCGTATTCGCAAGCTATAATGGCAGGCGGTTTTATTTTTGTTTCAGGTCAATTGGGTATAGATAATCAGGCTAATATGCCTTTAACCACAAAAGAACAAACAAAGCAAGTGTTGGAAAACTTAAAGGCAATTTTAGAAAGCACAGGTTCTAGTTTAGAGAAAGTTGTAAAGGTGACTATATTTTTTACGCAAAAAGAAGACTTTTCTTTAATTAATGAGGTATATGCTGAGTTTTTTAAAAATAATCCACCAGCACGCTCAGCCATTTGCGTTACTGCTTTGCCAAAAGATGCGCTTGTAGAAATAGAGGCTATTGCTGAACAAGCAGGTAGTATATATGAGCATTAA
- a CDS encoding sulfurtransferase produces the protein MFRKSFMTILVTLFFGFFNLAFAKLQVITTQQAAQLLQNNKNVIVIDTRADKDYLNGHLPNAVNLTNAMLSVKRGDVVGLVSYNRQLEEKLSDFGLKENASYVVYSGENFDKPQFFLTNATRVAAILYWAGVKDIYYMDGGYQKWVDEGRPIAKGEFRLPKSNFVINRNRTTVFSFLPFVEWGLNHENLVQFVDARNYDQFTGKDTKDKRLARFGHLKDAKWVYVANFMQKEKNYWVIKPKSQIEQILKNADVDINKPIISYCNTGHLASGLWFIGQAMLDTKLVSDYDGSMAEISRVYNIPIIAK, from the coding sequence ATGTTCCGCAAGTCGTTTATGACCATTTTAGTCACTTTGTTTTTTGGTTTTTTCAATCTGGCGTTTGCAAAACTTCAGGTAATTACAACGCAACAAGCAGCACAACTTTTGCAAAACAACAAGAACGTTATTGTAATAGACACAAGAGCGGATAAAGATTACTTAAATGGCCACTTGCCCAATGCAGTTAATCTTACAAATGCTATGTTAAGCGTAAAAAGAGGCGATGTGGTAGGGTTGGTTTCCTATAACAGACAACTGGAAGAAAAATTGTCCGATTTTGGTTTAAAAGAAAATGCTTCCTATGTTGTATATTCTGGTGAGAATTTCGACAAGCCTCAATTCTTTTTAACAAACGCAACGCGTGTTGCTGCCATTTTATACTGGGCTGGTGTAAAAGATATTTACTATATGGATGGAGGGTATCAAAAGTGGGTCGATGAAGGAAGACCTATTGCAAAAGGTGAATTTAGACTGCCAAAGTCTAATTTTGTGATTAATAGAAATAGAACCACAGTATTTTCTTTTTTGCCGTTTGTTGAGTGGGGACTAAATCATGAAAACCTTGTACAGTTTGTAGATGCAAGAAACTATGATCAATTTACCGGAAAAGATACAAAAGATAAAAGACTTGCAAGGTTTGGTCATTTAAAAGACGCAAAGTGGGTGTATGTTGCTAATTTTATGCAGAAAGAGAAAAACTACTGGGTTATAAAACCAAAATCCCAAATCGAACAAATTTTAAAAAATGCTGATGTTGATATAAATAAGCCAATTATTTCTTACTGCAACACAGGCCATCTGGCAAGCGGTTTGTGGTTTATTGGACAAGCTATGCTGGATACAAAGCTAGTTAGCGATTACGATGGCTCGATGGCAGAAATCTCCCGTGTTTACAATATTCCTATTATTGCAAAGTAA
- a CDS encoding patatin-like phospholipase family protein: MKTVSLALSGAAARGYAHIGVIRELINNGFKINAIAGTSMGAVVGAMFAANKLDEYEKWVKNLYQHDIINLLGFSRKGGLINTDKLFSVLGEMIGQNTLIEDLPIKFCAVCVDIISKREVWFQEGNLLFAIRASSAIPSIFYPVEANGHLYVDGGILNNLPVGALKNAQSDYVIAVDINSNTKTKYDVYITQDEEERQNSLFAQFQKISKKIGKNSQNRYSMFDVAAISLDIMQNLLKSYRLAENKVDILIEIPQSICKVYDFHKAQQLIQIGQIATKKALDYYQQKQ; this comes from the coding sequence ATGAAAACGGTATCATTAGCTCTAAGTGGCGCAGCTGCAAGAGGATATGCACATATTGGTGTTATTAGGGAGCTTATTAACAATGGTTTTAAAATAAATGCTATAGCAGGTACCTCAATGGGTGCTGTGGTAGGTGCCATGTTTGCAGCAAATAAATTAGATGAATATGAAAAATGGGTAAAAAATCTTTATCAACATGATATTATTAATTTACTAGGTTTTTCAAGAAAAGGTGGCTTAATTAACACTGATAAACTTTTTAGTGTTTTGGGAGAAATGATTGGTCAAAATACTTTAATTGAAGATCTACCGATAAAGTTTTGTGCTGTTTGTGTGGATATTATTAGCAAAAGAGAGGTTTGGTTTCAAGAAGGTAATTTGCTTTTTGCCATAAGAGCTTCAAGCGCAATACCATCAATATTTTACCCTGTTGAAGCTAATGGCCACTTGTATGTAGATGGTGGGATATTGAATAACCTACCTGTTGGTGCACTTAAAAATGCTCAAAGCGATTATGTAATTGCTGTGGATATAAACTCCAATACTAAAACAAAATATGATGTTTACATTACCCAAGATGAAGAAGAAAGGCAAAATTCTCTGTTTGCGCAGTTTCAGAAAATTTCAAAAAAAATTGGGAAAAACTCACAAAATCGGTATTCTATGTTTGATGTGGCAGCAATATCCTTAGACATTATGCAAAATTTACTTAAATCCTATAGGCTAGCAGAAAACAAAGTAGACATTTTAATAGAAATTCCACAAAGCATCTGCAAAGTATATGACTTTCATAAAGCTCAGCAGCTAATACAGATTGGCCAAATTGCCACAAAAAAAGCTTTAGATTACTATCAACAAAAGCAATAA